A DNA window from Hordeum vulgare subsp. vulgare chromosome 1H, MorexV3_pseudomolecules_assembly, whole genome shotgun sequence contains the following coding sequences:
- the LOC123438815 gene encoding phragmoplastin DRP1E-like codes for MATMENVIELVNRIQRACTVLGDHGGDGGAASLPALWEALPSVAVVGGQSSGKSSVLESIVGRDFLPRGSGIVTRRPLVLQLHKTEVGEQEYAEFLHAPKRRFTDFALVRNEIEDETDRLTGRSKQISPVPIHLSIYSPNVVNLTLIDLPGLTKVATEGQPESIAQDIENMVRLYVEKPNCIILAISPANQDIATSDAIKLARDVDPTGERTFGVLTKLDLMDKGTDALDVLEGRAYKLQHPWVGIVNRSQADINRNVDMIIAREKEQEFFVSSPEYAHLASRMGSEYLAKLLSQQLEAVIRARIPSITSLINKTIDELESEMDHLGRPIGSDAGAQLYLVLELCRAFDKIFKEHLDGGRPGGDQIYWVFDNQLPAALRKLPFDRYLSLQNVKRIVSQADGYQPHLIAPEQGYRRLIDSGLSYFRGPAEASVDAVHNVLKELVRKSIGETEELRRFPTLQAELAAACYKALESFRQEGRKTTVRLVDMESAYLTVDFFRKLPQEVGRTGTGYPVDNAGTGPSTPGDRYSDTHFRRIASNVSSYIDMVSGTLKNTIPKAVVHCQVREAKRSLLNYFYIQVGSKDAKQLALLLDEDPALMGRRQQCFKRLELYKSARDEIDAVSWSR; via the exons ATGGCGACCATGGAGAACGTGATCGAGCTCGTGAACCGCATCCAGCGCGCCTGCACCGTGCTCGGCGaccacggcggcgacggcggcgccgcCTCCCTCCCCGCCCTGTGGGAGGCGCTGCCTTCCGTGGCCGTCGTCGGAGGGCAG AGTTCGGGGAAGTCGTCCGTGCTGGAGAGCATCGTCGGGCGTGACTTCCTTCCTCGAGGCTCTG GGATCGTGACGAGGAGGCCACTGGTTCTGCAGCTGCACAAGACCGAGGTCGGGGAGCAGGAGTACGCCGAGTTCCTGCATGCGCCAAAGCGTCGGTTCACCGATTTCG CTCTTGTGCGTAACGAAATCGAAGATGAAACTGATAGGTTGACGGGGAGGTCAAAACAAATATCTCCGGTCCCTATTCATCTCAGCATATACTCACCAAACG TTGTCAACTTAACATTGATTGATCTGCCGGGTCTAACCAAGGTTGCTACAG AGGGGCAACCTGAAAGCATTGCCCAGGATATCGAAAACATGGTGCGCTTATACGTTGAGAAG CCAAACTGTATTATACTTGCTATATCTCCTGCCAATCAAGATATAGCAACATCGGATGCCATTAAGCTTGCTCGGGATGTTGATCCAACTG GTGAAAGGACCTTTGGCGTGTTGACTAAGCTTGATTTGATGGACAAGGGAACAGATGCACTTGAT GTTCTTGAAGGAAGAGCTTACAAGCTACAACACCCATGGGTTGGAATTGTTAACCGCTCACAAGCAGATATCAACAGGAAtgttgacatgattattgctaGAGAAAAAGAACAAGAGTTCTTTGTTTCTAGCCCTGAATATGCTCATTTAGCCAGCAGGATGGGTTCAGAATATCTTGCTAAACTTCTTTCACAG CAACTCGAGGCAGTTATTAGGGCACGCATTCCAAGCATCACATCTTTGATAAACAAAACTATTGATGAGCTTGAATCTGAGATGGATCACCTTGGTAGACCTATTGGATCAGACGCTGGG GCTCAGTTATATCTTGTCCTGGAGTTGTGCCGTGCATTTGACAAAATATTTAAAGAACATCTTGATGGAGG ACGACCTGGTGGTGATCAAATTTACTGGGTCTTTGATAACCAACTCCCTGCTGCTCTGCGGAAGCTTCCATTTGACCGCTACCTCTCCTTGCAAAACGTTAAACGGATTGTGTCACAAGCTGATGGTTATCAGCCTCATTTAATTGCTCCTGAGCAAGGTTACCGTCGACTGATAGATTCTGGTCTCAGTTATTTTAGAGGACCAGCTGAAGCTTCTGTAGATGCT GTGCATAATGTCCTGAAAGAGCTGGTAAGGAAATCAATTGGGGAGACTGAG GAACTGAGAAGATTTCCCACTCTTCAAGCGGAGCTTGCTGCTGCATGCTACAAAGCCCTGGAGAGCTTCCGTCAAGAGGGTCGTAAAACTACTGTGCGATTGGTTGATATGGAGTCAGCGTATTTGACGGTCGATTTCTTCCGCAAGCTTCCACAGGAGGTGGGCAGGACTGGAACTGGATACCCTGTGGACAATGCTGGAACTGGACCTTCCACTCCTGGTGATCGGTACTCTGACACACACTTCAGGAGGATTGCCTCTAACGTGTCCTCCTACATTGACATGGTATCAGGCACACTGAAGAATACTATTCCCAAGGCTGTTGTTCACTGTCAAGTCCGGGAAGCCAAGCGGTCCCTGCTGAACTATTTCTATATTCAAGTGGGCAGTAAAGAT gctaagcagctcgcgctactCCTTGATGAGGATCCTGCTCTTATGGGACGCAGGCAGCAATGCTTTAAGAGGCTTGAGCTATACAAGTCAGCAAGGGATGAGATTGATGCCGTGTCATGGTCACGATGA